The following are encoded together in the Deinococcus malanensis genome:
- a CDS encoding glycoside hydrolase family 3 protein: MRKTLLMALLLAASTALAQTHPYLDTRLPVEQRVQDLLNRMTLEEKVGQLTQINVQRLMGRDEWDRGPLNPEWLDRILAKQHVGSLLSGGGAAPQPNTPEAWARMTNDLQRYALTHSRLKIPILYGVDAVHGHNNVIGATMFPHNIGLGATFDTKFPHQIGEVTARALRATGITWNFAPDADMGRDPRWGRFYETWGEDPVLASEMVAANVRGLQGPALGPDSVAATVKHFIGYGSPVGGKDRADARITSAQLRGVHLPPFQAGLTAGAATVMVNSGSVNGVPAHASGELLTNLLRGDLGFRGITVSDWEDVRKLQTVHKVAPTYRDAVRMALAAGVDVSMVPHDAEGFTSAVLDLVKSGDLPAGRVDEAAARVLALKFRLGLFEQPFADAQKASAAVTAGTDLALRAARQSITLLASDGRTLPLGERARRVLVVGERARDPRSQLGGWTIGWQGLPKNEDTRAITILDGMKQVVPKGTQLRYSAGVPGQPDADALVVVVGEPPHAEGEADNPTLALPAADLALLREATASGKPVVAVLLAGRPIVIPDDVRTRLAAFVMAYLPGSEGGRAVADVLYGNTSPSGRLPFTWPMAAAHVPAPYDEPGRSGAPLYAFGHGLSYTTFAYRDLRATRDAVTVTVANTGRVAGSHSVLAFARPQGSTSPARLVTFGRVVLQPGESRVLTLALPLGRLPAPNVSIHVGDLHATTID; this comes from the coding sequence ATGCGTAAAACCCTCCTGATGGCCCTGCTCCTTGCCGCCTCCACGGCACTCGCGCAGACGCACCCGTACCTTGATACCCGACTTCCCGTGGAACAGCGCGTGCAGGACCTGCTGAACCGCATGACCCTCGAAGAGAAGGTCGGGCAGCTCACGCAGATCAACGTGCAACGCCTGATGGGCCGCGACGAGTGGGACCGTGGCCCCCTCAATCCCGAATGGCTCGACCGCATCCTTGCGAAGCAGCACGTCGGCTCGCTCCTCAGTGGCGGCGGCGCGGCGCCCCAGCCGAACACACCCGAGGCGTGGGCGCGCATGACCAACGACCTGCAGCGCTACGCGCTTACGCACTCGCGCCTCAAGATTCCCATCCTCTACGGCGTGGACGCTGTACACGGGCACAACAACGTTATTGGCGCGACGATGTTCCCGCACAACATCGGTCTGGGCGCGACCTTTGACACGAAGTTTCCGCACCAGATTGGGGAAGTCACCGCGCGGGCGCTGCGCGCCACGGGCATCACCTGGAACTTCGCTCCCGACGCGGACATGGGCCGCGACCCGCGCTGGGGTCGGTTCTACGAAACGTGGGGGGAGGACCCCGTACTCGCGTCCGAGATGGTCGCGGCCAACGTGCGTGGCCTGCAGGGACCGGCCCTCGGTCCGGATTCCGTCGCCGCCACCGTCAAGCACTTCATCGGGTACGGTTCACCGGTGGGTGGCAAGGACCGCGCCGACGCGCGCATCACCAGCGCGCAATTGCGCGGCGTTCACCTGCCGCCCTTCCAGGCGGGCCTCACCGCAGGCGCGGCGACGGTGATGGTCAACAGCGGGTCCGTGAACGGCGTGCCCGCCCACGCGTCCGGTGAACTCCTCACGAACCTCCTGCGCGGCGACCTCGGCTTTCGTGGCATCACGGTATCCGACTGGGAGGACGTCAGGAAACTCCAGACGGTCCACAAGGTCGCGCCCACGTACCGTGACGCCGTGCGAATGGCACTCGCAGCCGGGGTGGACGTCTCCATGGTCCCACATGACGCGGAAGGCTTCACGAGCGCCGTCCTCGACCTCGTAAAGAGCGGGGACCTGCCCGCCGGGCGTGTGGACGAGGCTGCCGCGCGTGTTCTTGCCCTCAAGTTCAGGCTCGGCCTGTTCGAGCAGCCCTTTGCGGATGCTCAGAAAGCCAGCGCGGCCGTCACGGCCGGCACCGACCTGGCCCTTCGTGCGGCCCGGCAGTCCATCACCCTGCTGGCAAGTGACGGCCGGACGCTGCCGCTCGGTGAGAGGGCCAGGCGCGTCCTCGTCGTCGGTGAGCGGGCGCGCGACCCGCGCTCGCAGCTGGGCGGCTGGACCATCGGCTGGCAGGGCCTGCCGAAGAACGAGGACACCCGCGCCATCACCATTCTCGACGGGATGAAGCAGGTGGTGCCGAAAGGCACACAGCTTCGGTACAGCGCAGGCGTGCCCGGTCAGCCCGACGCGGACGCACTGGTCGTCGTGGTTGGCGAACCCCCACACGCGGAAGGCGAGGCGGACAACCCCACGCTCGCCCTGCCCGCGGCGGACCTCGCGCTCCTGCGAGAAGCCACCGCAAGCGGCAAGCCCGTCGTGGCGGTGCTGCTGGCCGGGCGGCCCATCGTCATTCCCGATGATGTCCGAACGCGCCTTGCCGCGTTCGTGATGGCGTATCTGCCCGGCAGTGAAGGCGGGCGGGCCGTCGCGGACGTCCTGTACGGCAACACCAGCCCCAGCGGTCGCCTGCCGTTCACGTGGCCGATGGCCGCCGCGCACGTTCCCGCTCCGTACGACGAGCCGGGCCGGAGCGGCGCGCCGCTCTACGCCTTCGGGCACGGGCTGAGCTACACGACCTTCGCGTACCGTGACCTGCGGGCGACGCGTGACGCCGTGACGGTTACCGTCGCGAACACCGGGCGGGTGGCGGGGTCGCACAGTGTCCTCGCCTTCGCGCGGCCCCAGGGAAGCACGTCGCCCGCGCGTCTCGTCACGTTCGGGCGTGTCGTGCTGCAACCCGGCGAGTCCCGCGTTCTGACGCTCGCCCTGCCGCTCGGTCGTTTGCCCGCCCCGAACGTGAGCATCCACGTGGGTGACCTGCACGCCACCACCATCGATTGA
- a CDS encoding glycoside hydrolase family 3 protein translates to MTQPHPLNEEGRALVERLLRDMTLSEKAGQMTQPEKNSVKQGDVTRLSLGSVLSGGGGNPDPNTPHAWREMVGAYLHEARSSRLGIPLLYGVDAVHGHNNVVGTTIFPHNIALGATRDADLVRRIGRATALEVAATNVRWNFAPAVSMPHDLRWGRTYEGYGQDPQLVSELASAYVQGLRGAAWNDPTAVLPSVKHFIADGHTSWGSSTRVDRNALDVDRTLAIAQMGEGFMELLDQGAWQLDQGDSRIDEATLRAVHLPPYRAAIEAGALNVMASFSSWNGLKMHGHRYLLTDVLKGELGFEGFVVSDWEAIDQLHPGDYHRCVADAINAGVDMVMVPFDYEKFIGTLVAAVQCGDVTQERIDDAVRRILTAKVVLGLFDIPETDPALLNVVGCAEHRALAREAVRKSLVLLRNEGNVLPLSDNTPTVLVAGSAADDMGAQCGGWTITWMGGHGPITPGTSILEGFQRALPGRVNYSADGQVDARYPVGIAVVAEEPYAEGMGDRAELRLDAQQLRMLARVREQCDRLVVVLLSGRPLIITDELPQWDAFVAAWLPGTEGDGVTDVLLGRAPFTGTLSVDWPRTHADLPRTDASASLWDLGAGITTVRTAAD, encoded by the coding sequence ATGACCCAGCCACATCCCCTGAACGAAGAAGGTCGGGCGCTCGTCGAGCGTCTGCTGCGCGATATGACGCTGAGCGAGAAGGCCGGGCAGATGACGCAGCCGGAGAAGAACAGCGTCAAACAAGGCGACGTCACTCGCCTCTCTCTCGGCTCGGTCCTTAGCGGCGGCGGCGGCAATCCCGACCCCAACACCCCCCACGCCTGGCGGGAGATGGTCGGCGCCTACCTCCACGAAGCCCGCTCCTCCCGACTGGGCATCCCCCTGCTGTACGGCGTGGACGCTGTGCACGGCCACAACAACGTTGTCGGCACGACCATCTTCCCCCACAACATCGCCCTGGGCGCCACCCGCGACGCCGATCTGGTGCGCCGCATCGGCCGCGCCACCGCCCTGGAAGTCGCCGCCACCAACGTCAGATGGAACTTTGCGCCCGCCGTGAGCATGCCCCACGACCTCCGCTGGGGCCGCACGTACGAAGGCTACGGCCAGGACCCCCAACTCGTGAGTGAACTCGCCAGCGCGTACGTGCAGGGCCTGCGCGGTGCAGCGTGGAACGACCCCACGGCCGTGCTGCCCAGCGTGAAGCACTTCATCGCCGACGGTCACACCAGCTGGGGATCGTCCACCCGCGTGGACCGGAACGCGCTGGACGTGGACCGCACCCTCGCCATTGCGCAGATGGGTGAGGGGTTCATGGAGCTGCTCGATCAGGGCGCGTGGCAGCTCGATCAGGGGGACAGCCGCATCGACGAGGCAACGCTGCGGGCCGTGCACCTCCCGCCGTACCGGGCGGCCATTGAGGCGGGCGCGCTGAACGTCATGGCGTCGTTCAGCTCCTGGAACGGCCTGAAGATGCACGGGCACCGCTACCTGCTCACCGACGTCCTCAAGGGTGAGCTGGGCTTTGAGGGGTTCGTGGTGAGCGACTGGGAAGCCATCGACCAGCTGCACCCCGGTGATTACCACCGTTGCGTCGCCGACGCCATCAACGCGGGCGTCGACATGGTCATGGTCCCTTTCGACTACGAGAAGTTTATCGGCACACTCGTCGCGGCCGTACAGTGTGGCGACGTCACGCAGGAGCGCATTGACGACGCGGTTCGCCGCATTCTCACCGCCAAGGTCGTGCTGGGATTGTTCGACATACCGGAAACGGACCCGGCGCTGCTGAACGTGGTGGGCTGCGCAGAGCACCGTGCGCTCGCGCGGGAAGCGGTTCGCAAGTCCCTGGTGCTGCTCAGGAACGAAGGAAATGTCCTCCCACTCAGTGACAACACACCCACTGTCCTGGTAGCGGGCAGCGCCGCAGACGACATGGGCGCGCAATGCGGCGGGTGGACGATCACCTGGATGGGCGGTCACGGTCCCATCACGCCCGGCACCAGCATTCTCGAAGGCTTCCAGCGTGCCCTCCCCGGAAGGGTGAACTACAGCGCCGACGGACAGGTGGACGCGCGCTACCCGGTGGGCATTGCGGTCGTTGCGGAAGAACCGTACGCCGAAGGCATGGGCGACCGGGCAGAACTTCGCCTCGACGCGCAGCAACTCAGGATGCTCGCGCGCGTGCGCGAACAGTGCGACCGTCTCGTGGTGGTGCTGCTGTCGGGGCGTCCGCTGATCATCACCGACGAGCTTCCCCAGTGGGACGCATTCGTCGCTGCGTGGCTGCCCGGCACGGAAGGGGACGGTGTGACCGACGTGCTGCTGGGACGCGCGCCATTCACGGGCACGCTCAGCGTGGACTGGCCCCGCACTCACGCGGACCTGCCCCGTACGGACGCCAGTGCAAGCCTCTGGGACCTTGGCGCGGGAATCACCACCGTGCGTACTGCTGCTGACTGA
- a CDS encoding GH1 family beta-glucosidase, with protein sequence MTIKRTDFPDNFIFGVATSSYQIEGATNEDGRGDSIWDTFCREPGRIQDGTGGDVACDHYHLWPQDLDLIQSLGVDAYRFSVAWPRIQPDGKGPVNQKGLDFYERLVDGMLERGLQPYLTLYHWDLPQTLQDEGGWVNRETAYRFAEYARVVAERLGGRVRSYATLNEPWCSSILSYQIGEHAPGLQDRRAALAAAHHLLLGHGEAVKVMRDIVPGSSLGIVLNLQPAYPASDREEDVAAARFADGTFNRWFLDPIFRGEYPADIWDAYGEDVPTVQDGDFAATSQPIDFLGVNYYSRSVNGATGNVRPSESSYTHMGWEVYPQGLTDLLVRINHDYTVPPVYITENGAAYPDELEGGRVHDAQRVEYFKAHVQATSDAVQQGVNVAGYFAWSLMDNFEWAFGYSRRFGMVYVDYGNQQRILKDSAKWYQTLVTRQDAGVALPADD encoded by the coding sequence ATGACCATCAAACGAACAGACTTCCCAGACAACTTCATCTTCGGCGTGGCCACATCCTCGTACCAGATCGAAGGGGCCACCAACGAGGACGGACGCGGTGACAGCATCTGGGACACCTTCTGCCGTGAGCCTGGCCGCATCCAGGACGGCACGGGCGGCGACGTCGCCTGCGACCACTACCACCTGTGGCCGCAGGACCTCGATCTGATCCAGTCCCTGGGCGTCGACGCGTACCGCTTCAGCGTCGCCTGGCCGCGCATTCAGCCCGACGGGAAAGGCCCCGTCAACCAGAAGGGGCTGGACTTCTACGAGCGTCTGGTGGACGGCATGCTCGAACGAGGCCTGCAACCGTACCTGACCCTGTACCACTGGGACCTCCCGCAGACCCTGCAGGACGAGGGTGGCTGGGTCAACCGTGAGACGGCGTACCGCTTCGCGGAGTACGCGCGCGTTGTCGCCGAGCGCCTCGGCGGGCGCGTGAGAAGCTACGCCACCCTGAATGAGCCATGGTGCAGCAGCATCCTCAGCTACCAGATCGGTGAGCACGCACCGGGCCTGCAGGACCGCCGCGCCGCCCTCGCCGCCGCGCACCATCTGCTCCTCGGTCACGGCGAGGCCGTCAAGGTCATGCGCGACATCGTGCCCGGCAGCAGCCTGGGCATCGTCCTGAACCTGCAGCCCGCCTACCCCGCGTCGGACAGGGAAGAGGACGTGGCGGCCGCGCGGTTCGCAGACGGGACGTTCAATCGCTGGTTCCTGGATCCCATCTTCCGCGGCGAGTACCCCGCAGATATCTGGGACGCGTACGGTGAGGACGTGCCGACCGTGCAGGACGGGGATTTTGCGGCGACCTCGCAGCCCATCGACTTCCTGGGCGTGAATTACTACAGCCGCAGCGTCAACGGCGCCACCGGGAACGTCCGGCCCAGTGAGTCGAGCTACACGCACATGGGCTGGGAAGTGTACCCGCAGGGCCTGACGGACCTGCTTGTGCGCATCAACCACGACTACACCGTCCCGCCGGTCTACATCACCGAGAACGGCGCCGCCTACCCCGACGAACTCGAAGGTGGCCGCGTGCACGACGCGCAGCGCGTGGAGTATTTCAAAGCGCACGTGCAGGCAACTTCAGACGCGGTGCAGCAGGGCGTGAACGTCGCCGGATACTTCGCGTGGAGTCTGATGGACAACTTTGAGTGGGCGTTCGGGTACAGCCGCCGGTTCGGGATGGTGTACGTCGATTACGGCAACCAGCAGCGCATTCTCAAGGACAGCGCGAAATGGTACCAGACGCTCGTGACCCGGCAGGATGCGGGCGTCGCGCTGCCCGCCGACGACTGA